A section of the Gemmatimonadaceae bacterium genome encodes:
- the mtnA gene encoding S-methyl-5-thioribose-1-phosphate isomerase yields MTTTGAPLSAVSFSADGLALRIIDQTRLPQSLVELDLDTLPAMVEAIQSLRVRGAPAIGVAGAIGLAVLAGQAALGSPATFDAVVAEAAQALRTARPTAVNLAWAVDRVLASGQVGGGAPHLRAAAMQEAAAAILADDIAMCARIGAHGATLLRAGMTVLTHCNAGALATAGMGTALAPVYTLHARGEAIRVFADETRPLLQGARLTAWELERSGVPVTLLTDGMAASVMRAGAIDAVLVGADRIAANGDVANKVGTYGLAVLARHHGVPFYVLAPRSTLDAATPDGEAMHIEMRDGSEVRALGGVAVAPAGVAVHNPAFDVTPAALVTAIVTDTGVHHPPFDFSA; encoded by the coding sequence ATGACCACCACCGGGGCACCGCTGTCGGCGGTCTCGTTCAGTGCCGACGGCCTGGCGCTGCGCATCATCGACCAGACGCGCCTGCCACAGTCGCTGGTGGAGCTCGACCTCGACACCCTGCCGGCGATGGTGGAGGCGATCCAGTCGCTGCGGGTGCGCGGGGCACCGGCGATCGGGGTGGCCGGCGCGATCGGGCTCGCGGTGCTGGCGGGGCAGGCGGCGCTGGGCTCGCCCGCCACCTTCGATGCCGTCGTGGCGGAGGCGGCGCAGGCGCTCCGGACCGCGCGCCCCACGGCGGTGAACCTGGCGTGGGCGGTGGACCGGGTGCTGGCGTCGGGGCAGGTGGGGGGCGGGGCGCCGCACCTGCGTGCCGCCGCGATGCAGGAGGCGGCCGCGGCCATCCTCGCCGATGACATTGCGATGTGCGCGCGCATCGGGGCGCACGGGGCGACACTGCTCCGCGCCGGCATGACGGTGCTCACCCACTGCAACGCGGGCGCACTGGCCACCGCCGGCATGGGCACGGCGCTGGCGCCGGTGTACACCCTGCACGCGCGCGGCGAGGCCATCCGCGTCTTCGCCGACGAGACGCGGCCGCTGCTGCAGGGCGCGCGGCTCACGGCCTGGGAGCTGGAGCGCAGCGGCGTGCCGGTGACGCTGCTCACCGACGGCATGGCGGCCAGCGTGATGCGCGCCGGCGCCATCGACGCCGTGCTGGTGGGCGCCGACCGCATCGCAGCCAACGGCGACGTGGCCAACAAGGTCGGCACCTACGGCCTGGCGGTGCTTGCCCGCCACCATGGCGTGCCGTTCTACGTGCTGGCACCGCGCTCCACGCTGGACGCCGCGACGCCGGATGGCGAGGCCATGCACATCGAGATGCGGGATGGCAGCGAGGTGCGCGCGCTCGGCGGCGTGGCGGTGGCACCGGCCGGCGTCGCCGTGCACAATCCCGCCTTCGACGTGACCCCCGCCGCCCTCGTCACGGCGATCGTGACCGACACCGGCGTGCACCATCCACCCTTCGACTTCTCCGCCTGA
- a CDS encoding cytochrome c-type biogenesis protein CcmH translates to MPASRRAFLRAGGVALAVAVLAPRLRAQEAAQGAANIEMPQSAYKPVSLPKKAGATPLVTQAQRDELERGLKCACPCKLDVFTCRTTDFQCGISPAMHSDVVRLVDGGYSADEIVAAFSTVYGERVLMAPVKEGFNIAGYVVPFITVGIGATLLVSLLRRWQRETERAAPAVTTKSVLPISGSVPAATDDELRRLQDAVRGSTDR, encoded by the coding sequence ATGCCGGCGTCCCGCCGGGCGTTCCTCCGCGCCGGTGGCGTGGCACTGGCCGTTGCCGTGCTGGCGCCGCGACTGCGGGCGCAGGAGGCGGCGCAGGGTGCCGCGAACATCGAGATGCCCCAGTCGGCGTACAAGCCCGTGTCGCTGCCGAAGAAGGCGGGCGCCACGCCGCTGGTGACGCAGGCCCAGCGGGATGAGCTGGAACGGGGGCTCAAGTGCGCCTGTCCGTGCAAGCTCGACGTCTTCACCTGCCGCACCACCGACTTCCAGTGCGGCATCAGCCCGGCGATGCACTCCGATGTCGTCCGGCTGGTGGACGGCGGCTACAGCGCCGACGAGATCGTGGCGGCGTTCTCCACCGTCTACGGCGAGCGCGTGCTGATGGCGCCGGTGAAGGAAGGGTTCAACATCGCCGGCTACGTGGTGCCGTTCATCACGGTGGGCATCGGCGCGACGCTGCTGGTGTCGCTCCTGCGCCGCTGGCAGCGCGAGACGGAGAGGGCGGCCCCGGCGGTCACGACGAAGTCGGTGCTGCCGATCAGTGGCAGCGTCCCGGCCGCCACCGACGACGAGTTGCGCCGGCTGCAGGATGCCGTGCGCGGCAGCACCGACAGGTGA
- a CDS encoding cytochrome c maturation protein CcmE — protein sequence MNTRSKFLLGGLLILGTASFLAAKSTAATAQFYLTPHELAERLQADDSFRENGMKVGGRVVPGTIVRAPGNKEVRFVMRDTLATSTARFTVVYKGIIPDTFTDSVDVVVEGRLDAGNTFQATVLLAKCASRYENAPGKPGAPGGGHPAGVPKGPDAAPQT from the coding sequence ATGAATACGCGCTCGAAGTTCCTGCTTGGCGGGCTCCTGATCCTTGGCACGGCCAGCTTCCTGGCGGCCAAGAGCACGGCGGCCACGGCCCAGTTCTACCTCACGCCGCACGAACTCGCCGAGCGGCTGCAGGCCGATGATTCCTTCCGGGAGAACGGGATGAAGGTCGGCGGGCGGGTGGTGCCGGGCACGATCGTGCGCGCGCCCGGCAACAAGGAGGTGCGCTTCGTGATGCGTGACACGCTCGCCACCAGCACCGCGCGGTTCACCGTCGTCTACAAGGGGATCATCCCCGACACGTTCACCGACAGCGTTGACGTGGTGGTGGAGGGCCGGCTCGACGCCGGCAACACCTTCCAGGCGACAGTGCTGCTGGCCAAGTGTGCCTCGCGCTACGAGAACGCCCCGGGCAAGCCTGGCGCCCCCGGCGGCGGCCACCCGGCCGGCGTGCCGAAGGGTCCGGACGCGGCCCCGCAGACGTGA
- a CDS encoding zinc ribbon domain-containing protein has translation MNALLGSDSAPFVIGIALALMALAVVLWPVFSDELPVEVRPEHRRAPKLEVDDEPVPGSAIEALREIEFDRATGKLSEDDYDGMKARYTVQALVELREQDAAASPMPAAAGAPESAAAVAERLVRKYRPGTTTCPTHGQRPEPDAMFCSECGTFLPGTCDRCGTTVTAAGAHFCTGCGHVLAA, from the coding sequence ATGAACGCATTGCTCGGAAGTGACTCCGCCCCGTTCGTGATCGGCATCGCCCTCGCCCTCATGGCGCTGGCGGTGGTGCTCTGGCCCGTGTTCAGCGACGAGCTGCCGGTGGAGGTCCGCCCGGAGCACCGGCGCGCACCGAAGCTGGAGGTGGATGACGAGCCGGTGCCGGGGTCGGCGATCGAGGCGCTGCGCGAGATCGAGTTCGACCGCGCCACCGGCAAGTTGTCGGAGGACGACTACGACGGCATGAAGGCGCGCTACACCGTGCAGGCCCTGGTGGAACTGCGCGAGCAGGACGCCGCAGCGTCCCCCATGCCCGCAGCGGCCGGCGCACCGGAGTCGGCGGCTGCCGTCGCCGAGCGGCTGGTGCGCAAGTACCGTCCGGGTACGACCACCTGCCCGACGCACGGGCAGCGCCCCGAACCCGACGCGATGTTCTGCTCGGAGTGCGGCACCTTCCTGCCCGGCACCTGTGATCGCTGCGGGACGACGGTGACGGCTGCGGGCGCCCACTTCTGCACCGGCTGCGGGCACGTGCTGGCGGCGTAG
- a CDS encoding heme lyase CcmF/NrfE family subunit: MILLGELSLWVALLMATWMMTVSFAGGATRRGELVMSGQRATYATLFFVGLASAGLWTALFTHDFSLKFVASYTSANLPKVYLFSAFWAGQSGSLLFWCLILAVFSAIAIFTNRARNRELMPWVTGTLGVILVFFIGTIIFAANPYERMEWVPPDGRGMNPQLQNPGMAIHPPMLYLGWVGTAIPFAFAIGALATRRLDTEWLGAIRRWSLISWFFLTIGLVLGMWWAYVELGWGGYWAWDPVENAPLTSWLCQTAFLHSIMIQEKRGMLRKWNVTLVIAAFLLSILGTFLTRSGVIESVHSFAQSPIGNYFSTFLVLIFVVTTILVMTRLKDMEAKAQLESMVSREAAFLYNNLVLVGIAFSVLWGTLFPIISEAVRGTKITVGPPFFNSVNVPLGLGLLALTGIGPLIAWRRASAANVRRQFVFPAAAGLVTGAVLMALGMRAFYPIVAYILVGFVTGTIVQEFWKGTRARMRMYAENVVLAALRLVGNNRRRYGGYIVHLGVAMIFAAFAGFAFKKEFDVSLKTGEVFRATDPFGHQWTFTSQGVSEFKRLNRYVTAVALAVTRDGKPMPLLASEKRQHVDSNDQPTFEPSTEVGLYETTMQDVYLVFSGMIGPDQAEMRLSFNPLVWWVWYGGIVMAIGGMIVMWPQAEKKRQGGYVTVLTPGRESLEPAGAGA, from the coding sequence GTGATCCTTCTCGGGGAGTTGTCGCTGTGGGTGGCGCTGCTGATGGCCACCTGGATGATGACCGTGAGCTTTGCCGGCGGGGCGACCCGGCGCGGTGAGCTGGTGATGAGCGGACAGCGTGCGACGTATGCCACGCTGTTCTTCGTGGGCCTGGCGAGTGCCGGCCTGTGGACGGCGCTCTTCACCCACGACTTCAGCCTCAAGTTCGTCGCCAGCTACACCAGCGCGAACCTGCCGAAGGTCTACCTCTTCAGCGCCTTCTGGGCGGGCCAGTCGGGGTCGCTGCTGTTCTGGTGCCTGATCCTGGCGGTGTTCTCCGCCATCGCGATCTTCACCAACCGCGCGCGCAACCGTGAGCTGATGCCATGGGTCACCGGCACGCTCGGCGTGATCCTGGTGTTCTTCATCGGCACCATCATCTTCGCGGCCAACCCGTACGAGCGGATGGAGTGGGTGCCGCCCGACGGTCGCGGCATGAATCCGCAGCTGCAGAACCCGGGCATGGCGATCCACCCGCCGATGCTCTACCTCGGCTGGGTCGGCACGGCGATCCCGTTCGCATTCGCGATCGGTGCGCTGGCCACGCGGCGACTGGACACCGAGTGGCTCGGCGCCATCCGCCGCTGGAGCCTGATCAGCTGGTTCTTCCTCACGATCGGGCTGGTGCTGGGCATGTGGTGGGCGTACGTGGAGCTGGGCTGGGGCGGCTACTGGGCGTGGGATCCGGTCGAGAACGCCCCGCTCACCTCGTGGCTCTGCCAGACGGCGTTCCTGCACTCGATCATGATCCAGGAAAAGCGCGGCATGCTGCGCAAGTGGAACGTGACACTGGTCATCGCCGCCTTCCTGCTCAGCATCCTCGGTACGTTCCTCACGCGCAGCGGCGTGATCGAGAGCGTGCACAGCTTTGCGCAGAGCCCGATCGGCAACTACTTCTCGACCTTCCTGGTCCTGATCTTCGTGGTGACGACCATCCTCGTGATGACGCGCCTGAAGGACATGGAGGCAAAGGCGCAGCTCGAGAGCATGGTGAGCCGCGAGGCGGCGTTCCTGTACAACAACCTGGTGCTGGTGGGCATCGCGTTCAGCGTACTCTGGGGCACGCTCTTCCCGATCATCAGCGAGGCCGTGCGGGGCACGAAGATCACGGTGGGCCCGCCGTTCTTCAACTCGGTGAACGTGCCGCTCGGCCTCGGCCTGCTGGCACTCACCGGCATCGGGCCGCTGATCGCCTGGCGCCGCGCGAGTGCGGCGAACGTTCGCCGGCAGTTCGTCTTCCCCGCCGCCGCCGGCCTCGTCACCGGCGCGGTCCTGATGGCGCTCGGCATGCGCGCCTTCTACCCCATCGTCGCCTACATCCTGGTGGGCTTCGTGACCGGCACGATCGTGCAGGAGTTCTGGAAGGGCACGCGCGCACGCATGCGCATGTACGCGGAGAACGTCGTCCTGGCGGCGCTGCGGCTGGTGGGCAACAACCGCCGGCGCTATGGCGGCTACATCGTGCACCTCGGCGTGGCGATGATCTTCGCCGCCTTCGCCGGCTTCGCCTTCAAGAAGGAGTTCGACGTCTCGCTCAAGACCGGCGAGGTGTTCCGGGCCACCGACCCGTTCGGGCACCAGTGGACCTTCACCAGCCAGGGCGTGAGCGAGTTCAAGCGGCTCAACCGCTACGTCACGGCGGTCGCACTCGCGGTCACGCGCGACGGGAAGCCGATGCCGCTCCTGGCGAGCGAGAAGCGCCAGCACGTGGACAGCAACGACCAGCCCACGTTCGAGCCGAGCACCGAGGTCGGGCTCTACGAGACGACCATGCAGGACGTGTACCTCGTCTTCAGCGGCATGATCGGCCCCGACCAGGCGGAGATGCGCCTCAGCTTCAACCCGCTGGTGTGGTGGGTGTGGTACGGCGGCATCGTGATGGCGATCGGCGGCATGATCGTGATGTGGCCGCAGGCGGAGAAGAAGCGGCAGGGCGGCTACGTGACGGTGCTGACGCCGGGGCGTGAGTCACTGGAGCCGGCGGGAGCGGGCGCCTGA
- the glpK gene encoding glycerol kinase GlpK, with amino-acid sequence MRSVLALDQGTTGSTALVIAADGRVLGRGYREFRQHFPQPGWVEHEPADLLQATLDAAREALAAAAVTPECIGITNQRETVVVWDRVTGVPVHRAIVWQDRRTADRCVALAGAKDVIAQRTGLVLDAYFSATKIEWLLRSDGALARRALNGELLAGTVDTWLIWQLTDGAVHATDPTNASRTMLYDIDKHAWSDELCELFGVPRVMLPEVRTSRGDFGVASARHLGVALPITGVAGDQQSALFGQGCVEPGEAKNTYGTGAFMLMNTGTVRPSLGDGLLTTIACDAQGAPCYALEAAIFIAGAAVQWIRDGLGLIATASETEALASGLASNDGVYFVPALTGLGAPHWEAEARGMLVGLTRGTTRAHIVRAALEAMAFGTADVMQSMQQRSGVALDALRVDGGAANNGWLMQFQADVLGVPVERPAMVETTALGAAGLAGLHTGVWRDASEFRGAQRVSVVTPGPGMAEARASYAGWHRAVRAALGWARDGRAGG; translated from the coding sequence ATGCGCTCCGTCCTTGCGCTCGACCAGGGCACCACCGGATCCACAGCTCTCGTGATCGCGGCTGACGGCCGCGTGCTGGGGCGCGGGTACCGCGAGTTCAGGCAGCACTTCCCGCAGCCGGGCTGGGTGGAGCACGAGCCGGCTGACCTGCTGCAGGCCACGCTGGACGCTGCCCGCGAGGCCCTTGCCGCCGCGGCCGTCACGCCGGAGTGCATCGGCATCACCAACCAGCGCGAGACGGTGGTGGTGTGGGACCGCGTGACCGGGGTGCCGGTGCACCGCGCGATCGTCTGGCAGGACCGCCGCACCGCCGACCGCTGCGTGGCGCTGGCCGGCGCGAAGGACGTCATCGCGCAGCGCACCGGCCTGGTGCTCGACGCCTATTTCTCGGCCACCAAGATCGAGTGGCTGCTGCGCAGCGACGGCGCGCTGGCCCGCCGCGCGCTGAACGGGGAGCTGCTGGCCGGCACGGTGGACACCTGGCTCATCTGGCAGCTCACCGACGGCGCGGTGCACGCCACCGATCCCACCAATGCCAGTCGCACGATGCTGTATGACATCGACAAGCACGCCTGGAGCGACGAGCTGTGCGAGCTGTTCGGCGTGCCGCGCGTGATGCTGCCCGAGGTCCGGACGTCGCGCGGCGACTTCGGGGTGGCCAGTGCGCGGCACCTCGGCGTGGCGCTGCCGATCACCGGCGTGGCGGGTGACCAGCAGTCGGCGCTGTTCGGGCAGGGGTGCGTGGAGCCGGGCGAGGCGAAGAACACGTATGGCACGGGCGCGTTCATGCTGATGAACACCGGCACCGTGCGGCCGAGCCTGGGCGACGGCCTGCTCACGACGATCGCCTGTGACGCGCAGGGCGCGCCGTGTTACGCGCTGGAGGCCGCGATCTTCATCGCCGGTGCGGCGGTGCAGTGGATCCGCGACGGGCTGGGCCTGATCGCCACCGCATCGGAGACCGAGGCGCTGGCCAGTGGCCTGGCGTCGAATGACGGGGTGTACTTCGTGCCGGCGCTGACGGGCCTCGGCGCGCCCCACTGGGAGGCCGAGGCGCGGGGCATGCTGGTGGGGCTGACGCGCGGCACCACCCGGGCGCACATCGTCCGGGCGGCGCTGGAGGCGATGGCGTTCGGGACGGCGGACGTGATGCAGTCCATGCAGCAGCGCAGCGGGGTGGCGCTGGACGCGCTGCGGGTGGACGGCGGGGCCGCCAACAACGGCTGGCTGATGCAGTTCCAGGCCGATGTGCTGGGCGTGCCGGTGGAACGGCCGGCGATGGTCGAGACGACCGCACTGGGGGCCGCAGGGCTGGCCGGCCTGCACACCGGGGTGTGGCGGGACGCGAGCGAGTTCCGGGGGGCGCAACGGGTCTCGGTGGTCACACCGGGCCCGGGCATGGCGGAGGCCCGGGCGTCGTATGCCGGCTGGCACCGGGCCGTCCGCGCCGCGCTTGGCTGGGCGCGCGACGGACGCGCGGGTGGGTAA